The following proteins are encoded in a genomic region of Enterocloster clostridioformis:
- a CDS encoding MurR/RpiR family transcriptional regulator, giving the protein MGETRSALGVICSSYDELFEAEKKIADYMMEHKAEVVDMTVGELARASGTSDATVSRFCRRCGFKGFHSLKLALAREVLEEEQMDRNVSNDIDRGDLRQSLQNILANKVAELTETVNMMDPANLEHILDKLEHARMVQLAAVGNTIPVALDGAFKFNQLGIPAVAGDIWETQTAYTFNLGHEDVVMVISNSGSSKRLQTLAEGARDNGCTVILITNNGNSPLAGICDYKIVTATREKLLTEEFWFSRVTATAVMEILYLLLRAGMEDSVEHIRRHEKAISPDKK; this is encoded by the coding sequence ATGGGAGAGACACGAAGCGCGTTGGGAGTTATCTGCTCCTCCTATGACGAACTTTTTGAAGCAGAGAAAAAGATAGCGGATTACATGATGGAGCATAAGGCGGAGGTAGTGGATATGACAGTAGGCGAGCTGGCCAGGGCCAGCGGGACCAGTGACGCCACCGTATCCCGTTTTTGCAGGCGGTGCGGCTTCAAAGGGTTCCACAGCCTGAAGCTGGCATTGGCCAGGGAGGTGCTGGAAGAAGAACAAATGGACAGAAATGTGTCCAATGACATTGACCGCGGCGATCTGCGGCAGTCCCTTCAGAATATATTGGCCAACAAGGTGGCCGAGCTGACAGAGACCGTGAACATGATGGACCCGGCTAATCTGGAACATATCCTGGACAAGCTGGAGCATGCCCGAATGGTGCAGCTGGCAGCCGTGGGCAATACCATTCCCGTTGCTCTGGACGGCGCCTTTAAATTCAACCAGCTGGGAATACCGGCTGTGGCGGGGGATATATGGGAAACACAGACAGCCTATACCTTTAACCTGGGACATGAGGATGTGGTTATGGTCATATCCAATTCAGGAAGCTCCAAGCGTCTCCAGACACTGGCGGAGGGGGCAAGGGATAATGGATGCACGGTCATTCTCATTACCAACAATGGAAATTCACCTTTGGCCGGGATTTGCGATTACAAGATTGTCACTGCCACCAGGGAAAAGCTGCTGACAGAGGAGTTCTGGTTTTCCAGGGTGACGGCTACGGCAGTTATGGAGATACTGTATCTTCTGCTGCGGGCCGGTATGGAAGACTCTGTGGAGCATATACGGCGTCATGAAAAAGCCATATCACCGGATAAGAAATGA
- a CDS encoding phosphatase PAP2 family protein: MKNIKTFLSKYKHAWLLCYGFIYLPWFCYLEKTVTRHYHVMHVALDDFIPFNEYFIIPYMMWFLYVAGTIVFFLFRNKEDYYRICTFLFSGMTISLIICTFFHNGTDFRPVIDPGKNVFSGMVAALYQTDTPTNVFPSIHVYNSIGTHIAIMKSESLKKYPWVRAGSAILMVSICLSTVFLKQHSVIDMVGAAIMAYVIYGIVYGYNWSAEDKKVTQKALS, encoded by the coding sequence ATGAAAAATATTAAAACATTTCTTTCCAAGTACAAACATGCATGGCTGCTGTGTTACGGCTTCATTTATCTTCCATGGTTCTGTTACCTGGAAAAGACGGTCACCCGTCATTACCATGTAATGCATGTTGCACTGGATGACTTTATACCCTTCAACGAATATTTTATTATTCCCTACATGATGTGGTTTTTATACGTGGCGGGAACCATTGTTTTCTTCCTTTTCCGAAATAAGGAAGATTATTACAGGATTTGTACCTTCCTGTTCTCAGGTATGACCATCAGCCTGATTATCTGTACCTTTTTCCACAACGGCACGGATTTCAGACCGGTCATTGACCCGGGTAAGAACGTATTTTCCGGCATGGTTGCCGCCCTGTACCAGACGGACACGCCTACCAATGTATTCCCCAGCATCCATGTGTACAACTCCATCGGCACCCACATCGCCATCATGAAGAGTGAGTCCCTTAAGAAATATCCCTGGGTGCGGGCCGGTTCAGCCATCCTTATGGTTTCCATCTGCCTGTCTACCGTGTTCTTAAAACAGCACTCGGTCATTGATATGGTGGGAGCCGCCATCATGGCTTATGTGATTTACGGAATCGTCTACGGATACAACTGGTCCGCCGAGGACAAGAAGGTCACCCAGAAGGCGCTCAGTTAG
- a CDS encoding glycosyltransferase family 2 protein — MKLLTVAIPCYNSESYMEHCINTLLTGGEEVEIIIVDDGSAKDRTGEIADRYAREYPTICRAIHQENGGHGEAVNTGLKNATGIFFKVVDSDDWVNEEAYEQVLATLRRFVYGGETLDMLVTNFVYEKEGARRKKVMKYHTAFPKDKVFGWNDVKFFMTGQYILMHSVIYRTGLLIRCGLELPKHTFYVDNIFVYQPLPHVKHIYYLDVNFYRYYIGRQDQSVNEEVMIGRIDQQIRVTKLMLGYYDAMKISSRKLRHYMIQYLEIMMTICSVLAIKSGTEENLEKKKELWQYLKKQNLPLFLRLRMGFLGQGCNLPGKGGRELLILGYKITQKFYGFN, encoded by the coding sequence GTGAAGTTATTGACTGTGGCAATCCCCTGCTACAACTCGGAAAGCTATATGGAGCACTGTATCAACACCCTGCTTACAGGCGGGGAGGAAGTGGAAATCATCATTGTGGATGACGGATCCGCCAAAGACAGGACAGGAGAGATTGCTGACCGGTATGCCCGGGAATATCCCACCATCTGCCGCGCGATTCATCAGGAAAACGGCGGGCATGGAGAAGCCGTGAATACAGGGCTTAAAAATGCCACGGGCATATTCTTCAAGGTGGTGGACAGTGACGACTGGGTCAATGAGGAAGCATATGAGCAGGTTCTTGCAACCCTGAGGCGGTTTGTATATGGGGGAGAGACACTGGACATGCTGGTTACCAACTTTGTCTATGAGAAGGAAGGGGCCAGAAGGAAAAAGGTGATGAAATACCACACGGCATTTCCCAAGGACAAGGTATTCGGATGGAATGATGTGAAGTTTTTCATGACAGGGCAGTATATACTGATGCACTCTGTTATTTACAGGACAGGGCTGCTTATCCGGTGCGGTCTGGAGCTTCCCAAACACACCTTTTATGTGGACAATATTTTTGTGTACCAGCCCCTGCCTCATGTGAAGCATATTTATTACCTGGATGTGAATTTCTACCGCTATTACATCGGAAGGCAGGACCAGTCCGTCAACGAAGAGGTGATGATTGGCCGCATTGACCAGCAGATTCGGGTCACCAAGCTGATGCTGGGGTATTATGACGCCATGAAGATAAGCAGCAGGAAGCTGCGCCACTACATGATACAGTACCTGGAAATCATGATGACCATTTGTTCTGTCCTGGCCATCAAATCCGGGACAGAGGAAAACCTGGAGAAAAAGAAGGAGCTGTGGCAGTATCTGAAAAAACAGAACCTGCCCCTTTTCCTGCGGCTCAGGATGGGCTTTTTGGGACAGGGATGCAACCTCCCCGGCAAGGGTGGAAGGGAGCTTTTGATTCTGGGTTATAAAATAACGCAGAAATTTTACGGTTTTAATTGA
- a CDS encoding CPBP family intramembrane glutamic endopeptidase, giving the protein MRDRKQALPPGWQKRILAAALAALAGNLLVKVIPWPESLLSSYEEAMEPALSRGAGFLWMTLVLAPVLEEGAFRLVLYGWLRRFMALFPAAVISSLAFGMYHGNWIQGTYAFFLGMVLAWGYEGSEYRRYPMAVLMHGAANLAVLAAFG; this is encoded by the coding sequence ATGAGGGATAGAAAACAGGCCCTGCCCCCAGGGTGGCAGAAGCGTATACTGGCGGCAGCGTTGGCGGCGCTGGCAGGCAATCTGCTGGTGAAGGTTATACCATGGCCTGAAAGTCTCCTGTCTTCTTACGAGGAAGCCATGGAGCCTGCCCTATCCCGTGGAGCGGGATTTTTGTGGATGACATTGGTCCTGGCGCCCGTTCTGGAGGAAGGAGCTTTCCGCCTGGTTCTGTACGGATGGCTGAGGCGTTTCATGGCCCTTTTTCCGGCGGCGGTCATATCCTCCCTGGCCTTTGGAATGTATCATGGAAATTGGATTCAAGGCACATACGCATTTTTTTTAGGAATGGTGCTGGCATGGGGCTATGAAGGTAGTGAATACCGTAGATATCCTATGGCAGTATTGATGCATGGGGCCGCCAATCTGGCAGTCCTGGCAGCGTTTGGTTAA
- the arcC gene encoding carbamate kinase produces the protein MAKKRIVMAIGHKDMGTNLPEQKAAVAGTAKIIADFIQEGWQVAIVHSNAPQVGMIHTAMNEFGKQHDGYSQAPMSVCSAMSQGYIGYDLQNGIRAELIKRGIYKPVSTVLTQVTVDPYDEAFYTPVKVIGRVMTKEEADIEEAKGNHVTEVEGGYRRIVASPHPVAIVEIDAIKALMDADQIVIACGGGGIPVMEQGYNLRGASAIIEKDLATGLLAKEIDADVMMILTSVDNVTLNYGTPQEQPISHMTIDQARDYISQGQFEFASMLPKVSASIDFLESGKGRKAIITTLDKAKDSLKGHAGTVIE, from the coding sequence ATGGCGAAAAAACGCATCGTAATGGCCATTGGCCACAAAGATATGGGAACCAATCTTCCTGAACAAAAGGCAGCTGTGGCGGGAACCGCCAAAATCATCGCTGATTTCATCCAGGAGGGGTGGCAGGTAGCCATTGTACACAGCAACGCTCCCCAGGTAGGCATGATTCACACGGCCATGAATGAATTCGGCAAACAGCATGATGGCTATAGCCAGGCTCCCATGTCTGTCTGCTCCGCCATGAGCCAGGGTTATATTGGATACGATCTTCAGAACGGAATCCGGGCTGAACTCATTAAGAGAGGCATCTACAAACCAGTAAGCACTGTATTGACCCAGGTGACAGTGGACCCGTACGATGAGGCCTTCTATACCCCCGTCAAAGTCATCGGACGTGTGATGACCAAGGAGGAAGCAGACATTGAGGAAGCCAAGGGCAACCATGTGACAGAAGTGGAAGGCGGTTACCGCAGAATCGTCGCCTCCCCCCATCCTGTTGCCATTGTGGAGATCGACGCCATCAAAGCCCTTATGGACGCGGACCAGATTGTCATTGCCTGCGGAGGCGGAGGCATTCCTGTCATGGAACAGGGCTATAACTTAAGGGGCGCCAGCGCCATCATTGAGAAGGACCTTGCCACCGGACTGCTGGCCAAGGAGATCGATGCAGATGTGATGATGATACTCACCAGCGTGGATAATGTGACCTTAAACTACGGCACTCCCCAGGAACAGCCCATCAGCCACATGACCATAGACCAGGCCAGGGATTATATCAGCCAGGGCCAGTTTGAATTTGCCTCCATGCTGCCAAAGGTATCTGCCTCCATTGATTTCCTGGAGAGCGGAAAAGGCAGGAAGGCCATCATCACCACCCTGGATAAGGCAAAGGACAGCCTGAAAGGCCATGCAGGCACGGTAATTGAATAA
- a CDS encoding CarD family transcriptional regulator — MVYFLQNLRHRQKTSDIDNFLVIQYKYYKIREVGGKIMYQKGQYIIYGIRGVCEVMDIITVDRPDGPKDRLYYVLRPYYQQDSKIVAPVDSEKTITRPLLSKEEALELIDKISDVKEMEVTNDKQREERYKEALKTCDCRVWISMIKALYLRRKDRLEQGKKMTDLDERYFKTAEDNLYSELALSLGMRKDEMVSYITERVLTEV; from the coding sequence ATGGTGTATTTTTTACAAAATTTGAGACACCGCCAAAAAACTTCTGACATCGACAACTTTTTAGTGATACAATATAAGTATTATAAAATAAGGGAAGTAGGCGGTAAAATTATGTATCAGAAAGGTCAGTATATCATATACGGTATCAGGGGCGTCTGCGAGGTGATGGATATTATCACAGTAGACAGACCTGACGGTCCTAAGGACCGGCTGTATTATGTACTCCGTCCCTATTATCAGCAAGACAGCAAGATTGTGGCGCCTGTGGATTCGGAGAAAACCATAACCAGGCCGCTTCTTTCCAAAGAAGAGGCCCTTGAACTGATTGACAAAATCTCTGATGTGAAGGAGATGGAGGTGACCAATGATAAACAGCGGGAGGAACGGTATAAGGAAGCCCTTAAGACCTGTGACTGCCGGGTGTGGATCAGCATGATAAAAGCATTATACCTGCGCCGGAAGGACCGCTTGGAGCAGGGAAAGAAGATGACGGATCTGGACGAGCGGTATTTTAAGACTGCGGAGGATAATCTGTATTCCGAGCTGGCCCTGTCTCTGGGGATGCGAAAGGATGAGATGGTCAGCTATATTACGGAGCGGGTACTGACAGAGGTATGA
- the carB gene encoding carbamoyl-phosphate synthase large subunit, which produces MPKNPDIKKVLVLGSGPIVIGQAAEFDYAGTQACRSLKEEGIEVVLLNSNPATIMTDKDIADRVYIEPLTVEVVEQLILKEKPDSVLPTLGGQAGLNLAMELEDAGFLKEHNVRLIGTTALTIKKAEDREMFKETMEKIGEPVAPSDIVEDVKHGLEIAEKIGYPVVLRPAYTLGGSGGGIAGNPEQCAEILENGLRLSRVGQVLVERCIAGWKEIEYEVMRDGAGNVITVCNMENIDPVGVHTGDSIVVAPSQTLGDKEYQMLRTSALNIISELGITGGCNVQYALNPDSFEYCVIEVNPRVSRSSALASKATGYPIAKVAAKIALGYTLDEIRNAVTKKTYASFEPMLDYCVVKMPRLPFDKFISAKRTLGTQMKATGEVMSICTNFEGALMKAIRSLEQHVDCLLSYDFTDLSYETLTEELYRVDDMRIWRIAEALRRGFTYEQIHDITKIDFWFIDKLAILVEMEDALKAVGSGEKKLTAELLAEAKRIEYPDNVIAVLTGTSREEIKKLRHDNDIRAVYKMVDTCAAEFAAETPYYYSCFGGFNEAEQTSGRKKVLVLGSGPIRIGQGIEFDFCSVHSTWAFSREGYETIIVNNNPETVSTDFDIADKLYFEPLTPEDVENIVDIEKPDGAVVQFGGQTAIKLTEALMKMGVPILGTAAEDVDAAEDRGRFDAILEQCNIPRPAGHTVFTAEEAKEAANKLGYPVLVRPSYVLGGQGMQIAISDEDIDEFIGIINQIAQEHPILVDKYIMGKEIEVDAICDGTDILIPGIMQHIERTGIHSGDSISVYPAQDITQHNIDTIVDYTEKLAKALHVKGMINIQFIVDGDDVYIIEVNPRSSRTVPYISKVTGIPIVPLATRIICGHTIRELGYKPGLQPAADYIAIKMPVFSFEKIRGADISLGPEMKSTGECLGIAKTFNEALYKAFEGAGIRLPKYKKMIMSVRHSDQEEAVDIARRFAAVGYQIFATRGTARTLNKNGVKAYEIRKLEQESPNILDLVLGHQIDLIIDIPAQGAERSHDGFIIRRNAIETGVNVLTSLDTANALATSLENRAKELTLIDIATVKNA; this is translated from the coding sequence ATGCCAAAGAATCCTGATATCAAAAAAGTACTGGTGCTTGGATCCGGACCCATTGTCATCGGACAGGCGGCAGAATTCGATTATGCAGGCACCCAGGCCTGCCGTTCCCTGAAGGAAGAGGGAATTGAGGTTGTGCTTCTCAACTCCAACCCGGCAACCATCATGACAGACAAGGATATCGCGGACCGTGTCTACATTGAGCCCCTTACCGTGGAGGTGGTGGAACAGCTTATTTTAAAAGAGAAACCGGACAGCGTGCTGCCCACACTGGGCGGACAGGCAGGCCTTAACCTGGCCATGGAGCTGGAGGATGCAGGTTTCTTAAAAGAACACAATGTGCGCCTGATTGGCACCACGGCCCTGACCATCAAGAAGGCCGAGGACCGGGAGATGTTCAAGGAAACCATGGAGAAAATCGGCGAGCCTGTGGCTCCCTCTGATATTGTGGAGGATGTAAAGCATGGCCTGGAGATTGCCGAAAAAATCGGTTATCCCGTAGTGCTTCGTCCCGCATACACCCTGGGCGGTTCCGGCGGAGGCATTGCCGGCAATCCGGAGCAGTGCGCTGAAATCCTGGAAAACGGACTGCGTCTTTCCCGTGTGGGACAGGTGCTGGTGGAACGCTGCATCGCCGGATGGAAGGAAATCGAGTACGAGGTGATGCGCGACGGCGCAGGTAATGTAATCACGGTTTGTAATATGGAGAACATTGACCCTGTGGGTGTCCATACAGGAGACAGTATCGTGGTGGCTCCCTCCCAGACACTGGGGGACAAGGAGTACCAGATGCTCCGTACCTCTGCGCTCAACATCATCAGCGAGCTGGGAATCACGGGCGGCTGCAACGTTCAGTACGCCCTGAATCCGGACAGCTTTGAGTACTGTGTTATTGAGGTAAATCCCCGTGTAAGCCGTTCATCGGCCCTGGCAAGCAAGGCAACGGGATATCCCATTGCCAAGGTAGCTGCCAAGATCGCCCTGGGATATACCCTGGACGAAATCAGAAATGCGGTTACAAAGAAAACATATGCAAGCTTTGAGCCCATGCTGGATTACTGCGTGGTAAAGATGCCAAGGCTTCCGTTTGATAAATTCATCAGCGCAAAACGCACACTGGGAACCCAGATGAAGGCCACAGGAGAGGTCATGAGTATCTGCACCAATTTTGAAGGCGCTCTCATGAAGGCCATCCGATCCCTGGAGCAGCATGTAGACTGCCTGCTGTCCTATGATTTTACAGACCTTTCCTACGAAACACTGACAGAGGAATTATACAGGGTGGATGACATGCGCATCTGGAGAATTGCAGAGGCGCTGCGCCGCGGATTCACCTATGAGCAGATACATGACATTACTAAGATTGACTTCTGGTTCATTGACAAGCTGGCTATTCTGGTGGAGATGGAGGATGCCTTAAAGGCAGTGGGCTCAGGAGAAAAGAAGCTGACGGCAGAGCTTCTGGCAGAGGCCAAGAGAATCGAGTATCCCGACAATGTAATAGCAGTGCTTACGGGAACCTCCCGGGAAGAAATCAAGAAGCTGCGCCATGACAACGATATCCGCGCGGTTTACAAGATGGTGGACACCTGCGCGGCCGAGTTTGCGGCCGAGACACCATACTATTATTCCTGCTTCGGCGGTTTCAACGAGGCTGAGCAGACCAGCGGACGAAAGAAGGTGCTCGTTCTGGGGTCCGGCCCAATCCGTATAGGACAGGGAATTGAGTTTGACTTCTGTTCTGTCCACAGTACCTGGGCTTTCAGCAGGGAAGGCTATGAGACCATTATTGTAAACAATAATCCGGAAACCGTCAGCACGGACTTTGATATTGCGGATAAGCTGTATTTTGAACCCCTTACCCCGGAGGATGTGGAGAACATCGTGGATATTGAGAAGCCGGATGGCGCAGTGGTGCAGTTCGGCGGACAGACAGCCATCAAGCTGACAGAGGCCCTGATGAAGATGGGAGTTCCCATTCTGGGTACGGCGGCAGAGGATGTGGACGCGGCAGAGGACAGGGGGCGCTTCGACGCCATCCTGGAGCAGTGCAATATCCCAAGGCCCGCAGGACATACTGTATTTACGGCTGAGGAGGCAAAGGAAGCAGCCAATAAGCTGGGCTATCCTGTGCTGGTGAGGCCATCCTACGTGCTGGGCGGACAGGGGATGCAGATTGCCATAAGCGATGAGGATATCGACGAGTTCATCGGCATCATCAACCAGATAGCCCAGGAGCATCCGATTCTGGTTGACAAGTATATCATGGGCAAGGAAATCGAGGTGGATGCCATCTGTGACGGCACCGACATCCTGATTCCCGGTATCATGCAGCATATTGAGCGTACCGGTATCCACTCCGGCGACAGTATCTCCGTATATCCGGCCCAGGACATTACCCAGCACAATATCGATACCATTGTGGACTACACTGAGAAGCTGGCAAAGGCCCTTCATGTAAAGGGTATGATTAATATTCAGTTTATTGTGGATGGGGACGACGTATATATCATCGAGGTGAATCCCCGTTCCTCACGTACGGTTCCCTATATCAGCAAGGTAACCGGAATCCCCATTGTACCGCTGGCCACCCGGATTATCTGCGGTCATACCATCCGGGAGCTGGGTTATAAACCGGGATTACAGCCGGCTGCAGATTATATTGCCATCAAGATGCCTGTGTTCTCCTTTGAGAAGATTCGGGGCGCTGACATAAGCCTTGGACCTGAGATGAAGTCCACCGGCGAGTGCCTGGGCATTGCAAAGACGTTCAATGAAGCGCTTTATAAAGCGTTTGAGGGGGCGGGAATCCGTCTTCCAAAATACAAGAAAATGATTATGTCCGTTCGCCACAGCGACCAGGAGGAGGCGGTGGATATTGCCCGCAGGTTTGCCGCTGTGGGGTATCAGATATTTGCCACCAGAGGCACTGCGCGGACACTGAACAAGAACGGTGTAAAGGCTTACGAAATCCGCAAGCTGGAGCAGGAATCCCCCAATATCCTGGACCTGGTGCTGGGCCACCAGATTGATCTGATTATCGATATTCCGGCCCAGGGCGCAGAGCGCAGCCATGACGGTTTCATCATCCGCCGCAATGCCATCGAGACAGGCGTCAATGTCCTGACCTCCCTGGATACGGCCAACGCGCTGGCAACCAGTCTGGAGAACCGGGCCAAGGAACTGACGCTGATTGACATTGCCACGGTGAAGAACGCTTAA